A window of the Euwallacea fornicatus isolate EFF26 chromosome 15, ASM4011564v1, whole genome shotgun sequence genome harbors these coding sequences:
- the jar gene encoding myosin heavy chain 95F isoform X2: MDETVWARDPIEGFILGRINEITADGAEVAPVDPKYTKRILPFSDIFRANVEKDRDYDDNCEMMFLNEGSLLNNIRTRYYKNKIYSYVANILIAVNPYKEIPELYSSKTIKAYKGKSLGELPPHVFAIADKAFRDMRVFKQSQSIIVSGESGAGKTESTKHLLKYLCEDGSAGPIEHKILDANPILEAFGNAKTTRNNNSSRFGKFIEVHFDNKFQVAGGYISHYLLEKSRICSPLGEERSYHIFYMLMAGGPESLRQKLGLGKPDEFNYLKHGCTRYFAKPSTEKGFSPGQKSAAQIKQGALRDILIDDVDDFKNLDLALSRLDMSEGERLQVYSTVAAVLHLGNIEFEENPEDTRGGCRVAKGGEKPLVTASKLLEIDPEELRQALVSRVMQSARGGLKGTVIMVPLKLHEANNARDALAKAVYSNLFDYIVSRINQSIPFQTSRYYIGVLDIAGFEFFTVNSFEQFCINYCNEKLQQFFNERILKFEQELYKREGLSVPEISFTDNQDSIDVIEGKSKGILTLLDEESKLPKPSYTHFTEVVHKTWGKNYRLGLPRSSKLKAHRSIRDDEGFLIRHFAGAVCYQTKQFIDKNNDALHASLEGIIQESKNKLIQTLFATSMAQKGKLTFVSVGSKFKTQLQELMEKLRNNGTNFIRCIKPNNKMVDHQFDGSLSLMQLTCSGMASVLELMEHGFPSRAPFADLHNLYKTYLPKELMQLSSKMFCESMLHSLKLQDKDFKFGITRLFFRPGKFAEFDKIMRSDPENLTAIVAKVKKWVIKSRWLKAQFCALTVIKMKNKIIYRRQALIIVQKHLRGYLVKKKYGPRIKTVKNIRLLNGKLKQLESVAQQLKKDKEVSINGINQLKSELNASVEKIKKDDKMDEKATESIYTGLVGKINQQLANLEKKVQEQKNREEQDRLKKIQEEMERERRKKEEEERKLREEEDNRKKKAEMEAKRKLEEETRLRAEEADRKMAIELQKQQEQMEQEERKYQEQLEQERQDRELALRLAQESNGQIEESPPLIRNGYNGTDPQRASFKLNRSEAVRSQQANLTKGKYDLSKWKYSELRDTINTSCDIDLLEACRHEFHRRLKVYHAWKAKNKKRTVMNDNERAPLSVLESAQKTPRLPQKAVLDNNTQRFFRIPFQRSGGDPNMKGWWYAHFDGQYVARQMELHPDKQPILLVAGKDDMQMCELSLEETGLTRKRGAEILENEFNKDWEKNGGKSYVRPADRK; encoded by the exons ATGATAACT GTGAGATGATGTTTCTCAATGAAGGTTCTTTACTAAACAACATTCGTACTAggtattacaaaaataaaatctat TCCTACGTAGCCAACATTTTAATAGCAGTAAACCCCTACAAAGAAATTCCAGAACTATATTCCTCCAAGACGATCAAAGCCTACAAGGGAAAATCGTTAGGAGAGTTGCCGCCACATGTCTTTGCCATTGCCGATAAGGCTTTCAGAGACATGAGAGTTTTTAAGCAGTCCCAATCCATTATCGTTTCTGGAGAATCAGGAGCCG GAAAGACCGAATCCACTAAACATTTGCTGAAGTATTTGTGTGAGGACGGAAGCGCTGGTCCCATAGAACACAAAATCCTGGATGCTAATCCTATCTTGGAGGCTTTTGGTAATGCCAAAACCACAAGGAATAACAACAG tTCGAGATTTGGTAAATTTATTGAGGTACATTTCGACAACAAATTCCAAGTGGCTGGAGGCTACATTTCGCATTATTTGCTGGAGAAGAGCAGGATTTGTTCTCCGCTAGGCGAGGAGCGAAGctaccacatattttacatgTTGATGGCAGGAGGTCCTGAGAGTTTAAGACAGAAGCTGGGACTTGGAAAACCTGATGAATTCAAT TATCTAAAACATGGTTGTACGCGATACTTCGCTAAACCTTCCACCGAGAAAGGTTTCTCTCCCGGACAAAAGAGTGCTGCGCAGATCAAGCAGGGTGCACTGAGGGATATACTTATTGACGACGTAgacgactttaaaaatttggatttgGCTCTTTCTCGATTGGACATGTCTGAGGGCGAGAGATTGCAGGTATATTCAACAGTGGCCGCAGTATTACATTTGGGAAATATCG AGTTCGAAGAAAATCCTGAAGATACAAGGGGAGGTTGTCGAGTTGCCAAAGGAGGTGAGAAGCCTTTGGTGACTGcttcaaaattattagaaattgaTCCTGAAGAACTAAGGCAGGCCTTGGTCTCGAGAGTAATGCAAAGCGCTAGAGGCGGCCTTAAAGGCACAGTTATAAT GGTACCTTTGAAATTACACGAAGCAAACAACGCAAGAGATGCGTTGGCAAAGGCAGTTTACAGCAACCTTTTCGACTATATTGTCAGCAGAATCAATCAAAGCATTCCGTTTCAGACTTCTAGGTATTACATCGGAGTATTGGATATCGCAGGCTTTG AATTTTTTACGGTAAATAGTTTCGAGCAATTCTGTATCAACTATTGCAACGAAAAGCTGCAACAATTCTTCAATGAACGCATCCTAAAATTTGAACAAGAGTTATACAAGCGAGAAGGTTTGAGCGTGCCGGAGATCTCGTTTACCGACAACCAGGACTCTATCGATGTTATTGAGGGTAAAAGTAAGGGAATTTTAACTTTGTTGGATGAGGAGTCAAAGTTACCCAAGCCTTCTTATACGCATTTTACCGAAGTGGTGCATAAAACGTGGGGCAAGAATTACAG ATTGGGGCTGCCACGCTCTTCCAAACTTAAAGCCCATAGGAGTATTCGAGACGACGAAGGTTTCCTTATTAGGCATTTTGCCGGCGCGGTTTGTTATCAAACT AAACAATTTATCGACAAAAATAACGATGCTCTGCACGCCTCTCTTGAGGGCATCATCCAGGAGAGTAAAAACAAACTTATCCAAACACTCTTCGCCACTTCCATGGCTCAAAAGGGCAAATTAACTTTTGTTAGTGTTggaagtaaatttaaaacgcAGCTGCAGGAGTTAATGGAAAAGTTGAGGAATAat GGTACAAATTTCATTCGTTGCATTAAGCCCAACAACAAAATGGTCGACCATCAATTCGATGGCAGTTTAAGTCTTATGCAGCTAACTTGTTCAG gaatgGCGTCCGTTTTGGAGCTCATGGAGCATGGTTTCCCCAGTAGGGCACCTTTCGCCGACCTCCATAACTTGTACAAAACGTACCTGCCGAAAGAATTAATGCAGCTCTCCTCTAAAATGTTCTGCgaa TCCATGTTGCACAGCCTCAAGCTTCAAGACAAAGATTTTAAGTTCGGCATTACTCGGTTATTTTTTAGACCTGGGAAATTTGCCGAATTTGACAAAATCATGCGTTCCGACCCGGAGAATTTAACGGCCATAGTCGCCAAAGTCAAAAAATGGGTGATTAAGTCCAGATGGCTAAAAGCACAGTTCTGTGCCTTGACCGtcataaaaa TGAAGAATAAGATAATCTATAGGCGCCAGGCATTGATTATCGTCCAAAAACACCTCAGGGGGTATCTGGTGAAAAAGAAGTATGGCCCTAGGATCAAGACTGTTAAAAATATCCGTTTACTGAATGGAAAACTGAAGCAACTGGAGAGCGTGGCGCAGCAACTGAAAAAGGATAAAGAAGTTTCGATCAATGGAATCAATCAGTTGAAGTCCGAGCTTAATGCTTCAGTTGAGAAGATTAAG AAGGATGACAAAATGGACGAGAAAGCTACAGAAAGTATTTACACCGGTTTGGTGGGGAAGATCAACCAACAGCTGGCTAATTTGGAGAAAAAGGTTCAAGAACAAAAGAACCGAGAGGAGCAAGATCG gttgaaaaaaattcaagaggAAATGGAAAGAGAGAGACGTAagaaagaagaagaagaacgTAAGCTGAGAGAGGAAGAAGACAACCGAAAGAAGAAGGCTGAAATGGAGGCTAAGAGGAAGCTGGAGGAGGAAACAAGGCTAAGAGCG GAGGAAGCAGATAGAAAGATGGCtatcgagctccaaaaacAACAGGAACAAATGGAACAAGAAGAACGCAAGTATCAAGAACAACTAGAGCAAGAGAGACAAGACCGGGAACTTGCCCTCAGATTGGCTCAAGAGAGCAATGGCCAGATCGAAGAAAGCCCACCGTTAATCAGAaa TGGATACAATGGAACAGACCCTCAAAGGGCGTCGTTTAAACTCAACAG ATCTGAGGCTGTTAGATCCCAACAAGCAAATCTAACAAAGGGCAAATACGACCTTTCCAAGTGGAAGTATTCAGAGTTGCGAGACACTATTAACACTTCCTGCGATATTGACTTGTTGGAGGCTTGCAGGCACGAGTTTCATCGCAG GTTAAAGGTGTATCATGCCTGGAAGGCGAAGAATAAGAAGAGAACTGTGATGAATGATAACGAACGGGCTCCCTTATCGGTCTTGGAATCTGCCCAGAAAACCCCCAG ATTGCCTCAGAAGGCGGTGCTTGACAACAACACGCAACGCTTCTTTAGAATCCCCTTCCAAAGATCAGGGGGAGATCCTAACATGAAAGGTTGGTGGTACGCTCACTTCGATGGTCAATACGTCGCTCGCCAAATGGAATTGCATCCAGATAAACAACCCATTTTATTAGTAGCTG GTAAAGACGACATGCAAATGTGCGAGCTTTCTCTAGAAGAAACGGGGTTAACCAGAAAGAGAGGCGCTgaaattctagaaaatgaatttaataagGATTGGGAGAAAAACGGGGGAAAATCCTATGTAAGGCCTGCCGATAGGAAGTAG